From a single Poecilia reticulata strain Guanapo linkage group LG2, Guppy_female_1.0+MT, whole genome shotgun sequence genomic region:
- the nr4a2a gene encoding nuclear receptor subfamily 4 group A member 2a: MPCVQAQYGSSPQGASPASQSYSYHTAGEYSCDFLTPEFVKFSMDLTNTEITATTSLPSFSTFMDNYNTSYDVKPPCLYQMPHSGEQSSIKVEDVQMHSYHQQSHLPPQSEEMIAHSGPMYFKPSSPHSPSTPNFQIQSNHMWEDPGSLHSFHQNYVAATSHMIDQRKNPMSRLSLFSFKQSPPGTPVSSCQMRFDGPLHVSMNHDGPGVAHRGLDAQSFAVPSAIRKQAGLAFPHSLQLGHGHQLVDSQVPSPPSRGSPSNEGLCAVCGDNAACQHYGVRTCEGCKGFFKRTVQKNAKYVCLANKNCPVDKRRRNRCQFCRFQKCLVVGMVREVVRTDNLKGRRGRLPSKPKSPQEPSPPSPPVSLISALVRAHVDSNPSMSALDYSRFQANPDYQMTGDNTQHIQQFYDLLTGSMEIIRGWAEKIPGFSELPKQDQDLLFESAFLELFVLRLAYRSNPVEGKLIFCNGVVLHRLQCVRGFGEWVDAIVEFSSNLQSMNIDISAFSCIAALAMVTERHGLKEPKRVEDLQNKIVNCLKDQVTFNGGGLNRPNYLSKLLGKLPELRTLCTQGLQRIFYLKLEDLVPPPAIIDKLFLDTLPF; the protein is encoded by the exons ATGCCCTGCGTCCAGGCTCAGTATGGATCATCACCTCAAGGAGCCAGCCCCGCTTCCCAGAGCTACAGCTACCACACCGCAGGAGAGTACAGCTGCGACTTCCTAACGCCCGAGTTTGTTAAGTTTAGCATGGACTTGACCAACACCGAGATCACAGCCACCACTTCTTTGCCGAGCTTCAGCACCTTCATGGACAACTATAACACCAGCTACGACGTCAAGCCGCCTTGTCTATATCAGATGCCGCACTCTGGAGAGCAGTCCTCCATCAAGGTGGAGGACGTCCAGATGCACAGCTACCACCAGCAGAGCCACCTGCCTCCCCAGTCGGAGGAGATGATCGCTCACTCTGGGCCTATGTACTTCAAGCCGTCCTCACCTCACTCTCCAAGCACGCCGAACTTCCAGATCCAGTCCAACCACATGTGGGAGGACCCGGGCTCTCTGCACAGTTTCCACCAGAACTACGTTGCCGCCACGTCTCACATGATAGACCAGCGCAAGAACCCCATGTCGAGGCTCTCGCTCTTTTCGTTTAAGCAGTCGCCGCCCGGTACCCCCGTGTCGAGTTGCCAGATGAGGTTCGACGGGCCGTTGCACGTCTCCATGAACCACGACGGCCCGGGTGTAGCGCACCGCGGCCTGGACGCACAGAGCTTTGCGGTGCCCAGTGCCATCAGGAAGCAGGCCGGCCTGGCCTTCCCTCACTCCCTGCAGCTCGGACACGGGCACCAGCTGGTGGACAGTCAGGTGCCGTCTCCCCCTTCCCGGGGATCGCCGTCAAACGAGGGTCTATGCGCGGTATGCGGGGACAACGCAGCCTGTCAGCACTATGGAGTGAGGACATGCGAGGGGTGCAAAGGATTCTTTAAA CGCACCGTTCAGAAGAATGCAAAATATGTGTGTTTAGCGAATAAAAACTGTCCTGTTGACAAACGCCGAAGAAACCGCTGCCAGTTCTGCCGCTTCCAGAAGTGCCTTGTCGTCGGAATGGTGAGAGAAG TTGTCCGAACGGATAACCTGAAAGGAAGGAGAGGACGCCTACCATCCAAACCCAAAAGCCCCCAGGAGCCCTCCCCGCCTTCGCCACCGGTGAGCCTCATAAGCGCGCTGGTTCGGGCCCATGTGGACTCCAATCCCTCCATGTCTGCTCTGGATTACTCAAGA tTCCAGGCGAACCCTGACTACCAGATGACCGGCGACAACACTCAGCACATCCAGCAGTTCTATGACCTCCTGACGGGCTCCATGGAGATCATTCGAGGCTGGGCGGAGAAGATCCCGGGCTTCTCCGAGCTCCCGAAGCAGGATCAGGATCTTCTCTTTGAATCCGCCTTCCTGGAACTCTTTGTCCTGCGGCTGGCGTACAG gtCCAATCCGGTGGAAGGGAAACTTATATTTTGTAATGGCGTGGTGTTGCACAGACTGCAGTGCGTCCGTGGGTTTGGCGAGTGGGTGGACGCCATCGTGGAGTTTTCTTCCAACCTGCAGAGCATGAACATAGACATTTCGGCTTTCTCCTGCATCGCGGCTTTGGCCATGGTGACAG AGCGACACGGTCTCAAGGAGCCCAAAAGAGTCGAAGATCTCCAAAATAAGATCGTCAACTGCCTGAAGGATCAAGTGACATTCAATGGCGGCGGTTTGAATCGGCCCAACTACCTGTCAAAACTGTTGGGGAAGCTCCCCGAACTGCGCACACTGTGCACCCAAGGTCTGCAGCGTATCTTTTACCTAAAGCTAGAGGACCTAGTCCCCCCGCCAGCAATAATTGACAAACTTTTCCTCGACACCCTACCTTTCTGA